From the genome of Macrobrachium nipponense isolate FS-2020 chromosome 29, ASM1510439v2, whole genome shotgun sequence, one region includes:
- the LOC135206262 gene encoding uncharacterized protein LOC135206262, whose translation MLDKTVVTLSALGVALVTTGIATVAVLKWHQTSRKLRKYVEQYTRTEVVQQYLVHHYAKLEDLPHLKNLIPRTAENYHEELAKFVINTCDEHGVTKARILDVGCGPGGTSFYLSSIFQEVIGTDVSMPMIMAGQQMKQFAEFGSPFSSEGGKFIQLYRLCLPVSADREKVVFWDEDVCALLYTCGKFECVLVSNTLTDLHDPKAFLETIGQYVKVGGLLIISDVYNWSSGPEVCLGGEGVVETFSLLKEILNSSWDFQKDANLSYFLPKCARLAEIGNAHVTVWKRKDELLEEEV comes from the coding sequence ATGTTGGATAAGACTGTTGTTACCCTCTCAGCCCTAGGTGTGGCTTTAGTAACTACAGGTATTGCCACAGTGGCAGTGTTGAAGTGGCACCAGACATCAAGGAAACTCAGAAAATATGTAGAACAGTACACCAGGACAGAAGTTGTTCAACAGTATTTGGTTCATCACTATGCCAAGTTGGAAGACCTTCCCCACTTGAAAAACCTCATCCCAAGAACAGCAGAAAATTATCATGAAGAACTTGCAAAATTTGTgattaatacctgtgatgagcaTGGAGTAACCAAAGCCCGGATATTAGACGTAGGTTGTGGCCCTGGCGGCACTTCTTTCTACCTGTCGAGTATTTTCCAGGAGGTAATTGGAACAGATGTAAGTATGCCTATGATAATGGCAGGGCAGCAGATGAAACAGTTTGCAGAATTTGGGTCTCCATTTTCTAGTGAAGGAGGAAAGTTTATCCAACTTTATAGATTGTGTTTGCCTGTCTCAGCTGATAGGGAGAAAGTAGTGTTTTGGGATGAAGATGTATGTGCActtttatatacatgtgggaaGTTTGAATGTGTCTTAGTCTCAAATACCCTCACAGACTTGCATGATCccaaagcatttttagaaacTATTGGGCAGTATGTGAAAGTGGGAGGATTACTAATAATTTCAGATGTATACAATTGGTCAAGTGGGCCAGAAGTCTGTCTAGGTGGGGAAGGTGTGGTTGAAACTTTTTCATTGTTGAAAGAAATACTTAACTCTTCCTGGGATTTTCAAAAAGATGctaatttgtcttattttttaccTAAATGTGCACGACTGGCTGAAATAGGAAATGCTCATGTAACCGTTTGGAAAAGAAAAGACGAACTATTAGAAGAGGAGGTATGA